The Halopelagius inordinatus genomic interval GTAGCGAACTCTGTCGCGTTCGAAGTGTCCGATCTGGACGCCGCGCGTCGTGAAGGGGTAGCGCGCGATTTCGTTCGAGGCGCGGGTGACGGTGTTGACGAACGACGACTTGCCGACGTTCGGGTAGCCCGCGACGACGATAGCCGGTTCGTCGGTTCGGATGTCGGGTAGGTCCCGCAGGTCGTCGCGTGCCTGACCGATGAGAAGCAGGTCGTCGGCCACTTCCTCGACGATGTCGGCCATCCGGGCGAACGCCTGCTTTCGGTGCTTCCGCGCCTTGTCGGGGTCGGTCTTCCGGAGTTTCGGCTGGTACTCGCTTCGAATCTCCGAAATCTGCCGGCTCGCCCACGTCACTTCCGACAGCGCCTGTCGGAGTTCGTCCACGTCGACGATGGCGTCGGCGAGTTCGTAGTAGAAGGGGTCGACGGTGCCGAAATCGGGCCACTCGGTGACGACGTTCTCTAAGTTGTCCGAGAGGATGGAGGAGGCCGTCTGGAGCATCGACTGCTGGGCCTCTAACCCGGACTTGGAGCGACCGGAACGCGCCGCGCGAGAGAACGCCTTGTCGATAAGTTCCTCCGACCGCGGCGTCGTCGGTAGGGACTCGAAAATCATGTTGCACCGTCTACTCGGCCGAAGGGTAAAAGAGCGTCCTTTGGCGGCCCGGCCCGAGACGGCGTCTCACGGCCGCGTTCACCACGGCGGCCGTTCGCTCACCGCCAGTCGGACCCGGTACGGGAAGTCGCCGCCGTCGCGGCCTCCGTCTCCGTCGCGACTCTCCGCTCTGTCGTCGCGGCGTGAGACGCTCACGTCCCCCGCGAGGATCCACGTCCCCGCCCCGCCGCGTCCGAGTTCGTACACCGTGCCGACGGTTTCGCCCGGACTCACCGCGATTTCGGTTCCGAGACCGGTGACCGAGAGAACGCGGCGGCCGACCGTGCTCACGCCGCGGGCGTCGCGGTACTCGTCGCTCCAAAGCGTCGTTTCGGTCTCTCGGTCGTCGGCCCGGTGCGCGCCGACGACGCCGAACGGCATCGGCGGCCCCTCGGAGACGCGAACCGTCTCCGCGCCGTCGTTGCGGAGGGAAAGCGAGAACGCGGCGGGGTCGAACGGCGCGCGGGCGGACTCGCGGACGGTGGCCTCGACCGAAAGGGGAACGTCGCGCACGTCGCTGACGTACGTCGTGTAGTACCGGCCGTCCGCGCGGAGGAGTTCCGCCTCGCGCAGGCGTTCGACGGCGGAGTCGGGCAGGTCGTTCGCGCCGAAGACGCCCGGTACCGCGGCGGCCGCCCGGAGAGTCGGGCGGACCGGCGCGGAGAACGCCGAGAGTTCGACGCTCTCTCCGCGTTGGTCCGTCCCCAGGTCGTTGAACCGGAGTCCGTAGTCGAACCGTTCGGCTCTCGCGGCGAGTTCGTACCGCCGAGAGCGGTAGACGACGCCCGCACCGACCGACAGACCCGCGGCCGCGACGAGGAATCGGCGGCGATTCACGGAGACGGGTCCGCCTTCCGACAGGAAAACGCTTCCGGGGTCCGAGACGAACTGACCGCCACGACGCTTTTGCTCGCGAAGACGCTACGCTCGACTATGGCAATAGATTGGCGCGCGGTAGCCGTCGGCTTCGTCGTCATCGTCGTCGTCGGAGCCGTCGGTCTGAGTCTGCCGGTCGTGGGACAGATAGGCGCGGGACTGCTCGGCGGGTTCGCCGCGGGCTACCTCGCGGGCGGGAGCGTCGGGCACGGCGCGTGGAACGGACTCGTCGCCGGGTCGGTCGCGGGCATCATCCTCACGGTCGGACTCGCCCTGTTGGGCAGTCTCGTCGGCCTCGCGGGCGGCCCGGTCGGGTCGATACTCGGCGGCGCGGGCGTCTTCGTCGTCGGACTGTTCGTGACGCTGCTTTTCGCCGTCGACAGCGCACTCGCGGGCGCAGTCGGGTCGTGGGCGAAGGGCGTCTGACTACCCCTCGCCGCGCTCTAAATACTCGCGCTGAATTTCGACGACGTCGGTCGAGTCCTCGCAGTCGGCGTAGCGCCGCAAGGGTTCCTCGTTGAGTTCGAGGAAGGTGTGGCCCCACGTGAACTTCGAGAGAAGCGCCTCCGCGCGGTCGTTTCGGCCGAAGATGCAAAGCGCCGCGGCCAACGCCTCGACGGTGGTCAGTTCCATCGGCCGCCCGAAGTTGACGGGGTTCGCGGCGACGAGATACGGGAGGGCGCGGTGGTCGCCAGGAAGCGAAAACATCGCTTCGCCGGCCGACTCCCACGAGCAGTCGAGAGCGACCAGATTCGACGCGTCGCGGTCGGCCGGAGAGAGTGCGCGTTCGGCGTGGGGGTTCAACACGACGCCGTACGGCGTCGCGCGGTCCGACCGATGGAGGTCCGCGAGGCCGAACTTCGCGAGTTTTCGCGCGGTGCACTTCTTCGGGTCGTCGTCGCCCTCGTAGCGGACGTGGATGTCGTACTCCCGGCCGCCTCGCCTTCCGTCGGCGTCTCTGTCCGCGGTCACGTCCTGTCGCAGGCGACGCGCCGACAAAAGGGGTTCGTCGTGCCGCGGGCGACAGAGGCATGCGTCTCCTCGGAGAGGAAGTGGGTATGGAACCGACGGACGCCGACGAGACGCAGAGCACTTCGTCCGCCGGCCGGAACGCGGACCGTTCTGGTGACGACGACGGAAGCGGCGCGGACGGAACCGAACGAGACGAAGGGGCGGTCGCACGCGACTACTACGAGGCCATCGACGCGGGCGACTACGACCGCCTCGCGTCGCTTCTGACCCCCCGGTTCGTCCAGCACCGGCCGGACCGGACGTTCGAGGGGCGAGAGGCGTTCGTCGCGTTCATGCGCGAGGACCGCCCCGAGACGGAGACGAGACACGACGTGGTCGAAGCGTACCGCGCCGCGAACGGCGACGGGCGGGCGGTCCACGGGCGACTGGTCGGCGCGGACGGCGAAGTGCGCTTCGAGTTCGTCGACGTGTTCGCGTTCGACGGCGGGCGAATCCGTCAGATAGAGACGTTCACGCGGTGACAGAGAGCGTCACGTGTCGGTTCTGACCGCGATGACGCCGTCCGTGTCCACTTTGACCTCTCTGTCCGCGATTCGCAGCGACACCGAGAGGTCGGTGTCGGCCTCCCGGGCGGTGGCGAGTAGGTTCTCCGCCGCCTCGGGGTCGACGCCGTAGCGTCGGCTGACGCGTCGAGCGTCCACGCCGAGCGAGAGCGCGAGGGACGCGTCGAGTTCGTCGGACGCGTCGAAGCGGTGGCGTCCGACCGCGTCCCACTCCGCCTCTTCGTCGAGCATCATCGACTCTCACCCGGGTCGGTGCAGTGGGTCCGTCTGGGCATATTCGATGCTCACCGCGAAGGGGTAAGTAACGAACCGTCTGTGACTGCGAGTTTCGTCTGTTTCAGCCGAGTTAGCCCGTTAAACGACCGATTAAACGAGAACGCGTCGCGGTCAGTCCGTTCCCGCGCCGAGGGCCGACTCGCCGACCGGGTCGTGTCCCTCGATGCGTTCGCGGCCGCCCATGTACGGACGGAGGGGTTCCGGAACGGTGACGGTGCCGTCGTCGTTCTGGTAGTATTCGAGGATGGCGACCATGACGCGCGGGACGGCGAGGCCCGACCCGTTGAGCGTGTGGAGGTACTCCGCCGACTCGTGGCGTTCGGGCCGGTAGCGCAGTCCGGCGCGGCGGGCTTGGAACGCCTCGAAGTTCGACACCGACGACACTTCGAGCCACCGACCGCCCTCCTCGGGGCCGTCCTCCATGTCGTCGCCGGGTGCCCACACCTCGATGTCGTACTTTTTCGCCTGCGTGAAACCCAAATCGCCGGTACACATCTCCAAGATGCGGTACGGGAGGCCGAGGCGACGAAGGACCTCCTCCGCCTCGTCGACGAGTCCCTCGAATCGCTCGTAACTCTCCTCGGGGCGGACGAAGTTGACCATCTCCACCTTGTTGAACTGGTGGACGCGGACGATGCCGCGCGTCTCCGTGCCGTGTTCGCCCGCCTCGCGCCGGAAGTTCGGCGTGTACGCCTGCAGTTTCAGCGGCAGGTCGTCGTCGAGCAGAATCTCGTCGCGGTACATGTTCGTGACGGGTACCTCCGCCGTCGGGCACAACCACAGGTCGTCGTCGTCGTACGGGGCTTCGTTCGACTCCCCGAGGCGGTAGGCGTCCTCTGTGAACTTCGGGAACTGGCCGGTTCCCTCCATCGACCGCGAGTTGACCGGAACCGGGGGGAACACGTCCGAGTACCCCTGCTCGCGGTGCGTTTCGAGGAAGAACTGGATGAGCGCGTGTTCCAACATCGCGCCGTCGCCTTTCGTGAAGTAGAACCCACCGCCGGTCACCTTCGCGCCGCGTTCGAAGTCCAAGATACCGAGTTCCTCGCCCAGGTCGTAGTGCGGCGTCACCTCCTCGGGGAGGCCTCGCAGGTCCTCGAACCCCTCGCGGCGGAGTTCGACGTTCTCGGACTCGTCCTCGCCGACGGGAACCTCCTCGTGGGGAATCTGGGGAATCTCCATGAGAGCGTCCTCCAGTTCCGCCTCCAGTTCGTCGGCCCGGCTCTCGACGTCGGCCAGTTCGTCTTTGAGCTTTTGGGACCGTTCGATGGCCGCCTCCGCCTCCTCCTCCTCGCCGGCGGCTTTGAGTTCGCCTATCTTCGACGACGTCTGGTTGCGTTCGTGCCGCAGGTCGTCGCCGCGGTTCTTCAGCGACCGCCACTCCTCGTCGACTTCGAGAACTCGGTCTAAGTCCACGTCGTCGACGCCTTTATTCTGTAGCGCCTCCCGAACGGTCTCCGGGTTCTCGCGGAGGAACTGCCTGCTGATCATTGCCCCGAGATTTCGACGGACGAGGCAAAACCGTGTCGCATCCGCGTGCCGGCGTCGCGGTGCGAGCCGACTGCTCGGGACGGTACCGAACCGAGGCCGGGCCGCCGCACCCGTCCGAACGCTTTTGGCGCCGGGCGTCCCCCCTCTCGCATGGCGATTGGCGACGTGAAGGCCGTACCCGGCCACGACGACATCTACTACTTGGACACCGGGATGTACGACACCGAAGCGTACGGGTCCGTCTACATCGTGGACGCCGACCGGCCGACGCTGGTCGATTCGGGCATCGGGACGCACTACGAACGAACCCTGGAGGCTCTCGACGAGGTGGGAATCGACCGAGAGGACGTCGAGTTGATACTCCCGACGCACATCCACCTCGACCACGCGGGCGGGGCGGGATACCTCGCGGAGGCGTGCCCGAACGCGACGGTGATGACCCACGAAATCGGCGTCCCGCACCTCGTGGACCCCGAACGCCTCGTCGAGGGGACGAAAGCCGCCGTCGGCGACCAGTGGACGTTCTACGTCGACCCGAAACCGGTCCCCGAGGGGCGAATCGAACCGCTCTCCGACGGCGACGAGATATCGCTCGGCGACCGGACGCTCGACGTGATCGAAGCGCCGGGGCACGCGCCGCACCAGACGATGTTCTACGAACCCGGCGGGGAGGTGCTCTTTACCGGCGACGCCGCGGGTATCTGGGTACCCTCGACGCGCGACATCCGCCAGACGTCGCCGCCGTCGCAGTTCGACCTCGAAGCCTGTCTGGCGGACGTTCGGACCATCGAGGAACTGTCGCCCGAGACCCTCTGTTTCGGTCACTTCGGCCCCAGAGAGTACGACGACGACCTGATGGAGGCGTACAAGCGAACGCTCGTCGAGTGGGTCGAAGCGGTCAGGCGGAAACGCGACGAACTCGGCGACGACGACGCCGTCGTCGAACACTTCGCCGAACACACCGAGATGATAGACGTGTGGGGCGAGACGAAAGCCCGCGAGGAGGAACGCCTGAACACCCGGGGGGTCCTCGGCTATCTCGACTGGCGGGCGAAACAGGACGAAACCGAGGAGTGACCCGGCGTCGGCGGGCGTAAAACAACTCCTTTCGAGGGACGGCCAGTTCAACGACGAACAACGTTCGACTACACGAACGTGCATCGTTTTACGTGGGGAACGACCGAGTGAGGAGTATGGACTGGCGGGACGCCGAATCGGCCTTCGACGACGAGGCCATCGGCCACACGACGCTTTCGAGAATGTTCGAAGACAGCGCAGAGCGGAACGCAGAGCGCGTCGCCCAACGGTACAAAGGCGGCATCTACGACCGGTCGCTCGTCGGACGCGGCGTCGTCCCCGAAGCGCCGGACGGCGACTACGCCGACCTGACGTACGGAGAGATGCGCGGCGTCGTCCGCGCCCTCGCGGCGGGCTTTCGCGAACTGGGCGTGACGACGAACGACCGCGTGGGAATCTTCGCGCACACGCGGATGGAGTGGGCACAGTGCGACTTCGCGCTCCTCGCCGCGGGTGCGGCGGCCACGACGGTCTACACGTCCTCTTCGGAGCGACAGGTGCGGTATCTCCTCGACGACCCGAACGCGACGGGCGTCGTCGTCGAGAGCGCGGACCACCTCCGGCGCGTTCTCGCCGTCGAAGACGACCTGGACCTCGAGTTCGTCGTCGTGATGGACGAGATACCCGACGGAAGCGGGATGGCCGGGGCCGTCCGCGACAGAGACGACCTGCTGACTCTCGGCGACGTGCACGAACTCGGCGCGGCGGCGTTCGACGAGGCGACGTACGAGGGGTGGCTCGACGAACGCGACCCGGAGGACCTCGCGTCTCTCATCTACACGTCGGGGACGACGGGGACGCCGAAGGGCGTGCGACTCTCCCACCGGAACTTCCGGTCGAACGTCAACCAGTGTTACCGGCGGTTCGGACCGCGACCCGACAAAGGCGACGCGCCACGCATCGCTCCGGGGTCGGTCACGCTGTCGTTCCTGCCGTTGGCGCACGTCTTCGAACGCCTGGCGGGACATTACCTCATGTTCGCGGCGGGCGCGACTGTCGCGTACGCCGAGAGTCCCGACACCCTCAGAGAGGACTTCCAACTCGTCGAACCGACCACGGGGACGAGCGTTCCGCGGGTGTACGAGAAACTGTACGATGCCATCCGCTCGCAGGCCTCGGAGTCGCCGCTGAAAGAGCGAATCTTCGAGTGGGCCGTCGACGTGGGGCGACGCCACCACGAGAGCGACGCCCCCGGCTACCTCCTCGAAGCCCAGCGCAGACTCGCTGACAGACTCGTCTTCGAGCAGGTTCGAGAGGCCCTCGGCGGCAACATCGATTTCTTCATAAGCGGCGGCGGGAGCCTCTCTGCGGACCTGTGTGCGCTGTATCACGCGATGGGGCTGCCGATTCTGGAGGGCTACGGGCTGACGGAGACGTCGCCCGTCATCGCCGTCAACCCCGTCGAGGAGCCGAAAGTCGGGACCATCGGACCCCCCGTAGAGGACGTCGAGGTGAAGGTAGACGACACCGTCGTCGGCGACGACATCCGGGGCGCGGCGGGCGGCGACGTGGGCGAACTGCTCGTCCGCGGCCCGAACGTGACCGACGGCTACTGGAATCTTCCCGAGGAGACGGCCGCGGCGTTCGACGGCGAGTGGTTCCGGACGGGCGACATCGTCGAACTCCGCCCGGACGGCTACGTCGCCTTCCGAGAGCGAGCAAAGCGGATTCTCGTCCTCTCGACGGGGAAGAACGTCGCACCAGGCCCCATCGAAGACGCCTTCGCCTCCAGTTCGGTGGTCGAACAGTGCCTGGTTTTGGGCGACGGCAGGAAGTTCGTCTCCGCGCTCGTCGTCCCGAACTTCCAGGGCGTCCGCGAGTGGGCCGAAAGCGAGGGGATAGACCTTCCGGAGGACGCCAGAGACCTCTGTCGAGACGACAGAGTGCAGGCGCGGGTGGACGCGGAGATAGACCGCGTCAACGAGTCGCTCGAGTCCTACGAGCGGATAAAGCAGTTCCGCCTCGTCCCCGAGGAGTTCACGGAGGAAAACGAGATGATGACGCCGACGATGAAAAAGAAGCGACGGAACATCCTCGACCGGTACGCAGACCAGATAGATATGCTGTACCGCGACTCCGACGACGGGGACGAACGACCGGCCTGACCGACCCGTCCGTTTTCGAGCATTCGCGTGGTTTCGTCACGTTTTCCGGACAGGCATCCAGTTCCGTCCCCGGAAAGAGCGTCTGAAATGTATGGACTTATGCGTGTTCGTCGCATCGCCCCAGTCACATGGAGGTGTCATAGTGGCTACCGCCGAAGGTGCGAATCTTATCCCTATCGTCGCGGCCATCATCGGTATCGGAGTCGTCTCACAGATCCTCTCCGACCGATTCCAGGTTCCGAGCGTCGTCTTCTTGCTGTTCTCCGGAATCGTCCTCGGCCCGGAGGTACTCGGAGTCATCGGTCCGGGTTCGTTCGGGAACGCGCTCTCGGCCATCGTCGGCCTCTCGGTCGCGATAATCGTCTTCGAGGGTGCGTTCCACCTCCGGGCGTCGAAACTCCGGGAAGCGCCGTCAGCCACGCTCGGGTTGGTGACCGTCGGCGCGGTGTTATCGCTCCTCGGAACGGCCGTCGCGGTTCACTTCCTACTGGACGCCGCGTGGCCGATTTCCTTTCTCATCGGCGCGTTGCTCGTCGCCACGGGACCGACGGTCATCACGCCGATTCTCGAAGTCGTCCCGGCGCGGGACCGAGTCGAGGCGGCGTTGGAGGCGGAGGGTATCGTCAACGACGTGACGGCCGCCATCCTCGCCATCGTCATCTTCGAGGCCATCATCTCCGGCATCACCAGCGCTCCGGAACTGCTCACCCTGTTTGCCGAACGTCTCG includes:
- a CDS encoding NOG1 family protein; the encoded protein is MIFESLPTTPRSEELIDKAFSRAARSGRSKSGLEAQQSMLQTASSILSDNLENVVTEWPDFGTVDPFYYELADAIVDVDELRQALSEVTWASRQISEIRSEYQPKLRKTDPDKARKHRKQAFARMADIVEEVADDLLLIGQARDDLRDLPDIRTDEPAIVVAGYPNVGKSSFVNTVTRASNEIARYPFTTRGVQIGHFERDRVRYQIIDTPGLLDRPEEERNDIERQAASALQHLADAVIFVVDASGACGYPLDVQLELRDAVEDRFGSVPVLTVCNKSDRSTDVEADLYMSVTNHEGVDEVLDAAVDAVGYEPDIPPSRKE
- a CDS encoding DUF5518 domain-containing protein, whose amino-acid sequence is MAIDWRAVAVGFVVIVVVGAVGLSLPVVGQIGAGLLGGFAAGYLAGGSVGHGAWNGLVAGSVAGIILTVGLALLGSLVGLAGGPVGSILGGAGVFVVGLFVTLLFAVDSALAGAVGSWAKGV
- a CDS encoding DUF367 family protein, with the translated sequence MTADRDADGRRGGREYDIHVRYEGDDDPKKCTARKLAKFGLADLHRSDRATPYGVVLNPHAERALSPADRDASNLVALDCSWESAGEAMFSLPGDHRALPYLVAANPVNFGRPMELTTVEALAAALCIFGRNDRAEALLSKFTWGHTFLELNEEPLRRYADCEDSTDVVEIQREYLERGEG
- a CDS encoding nuclear transport factor 2 family protein gives rise to the protein MEPTDADETQSTSSAGRNADRSGDDDGSGADGTERDEGAVARDYYEAIDAGDYDRLASLLTPRFVQHRPDRTFEGREAFVAFMREDRPETETRHDVVEAYRAANGDGRAVHGRLVGADGEVRFEFVDVFAFDGGRIRQIETFTR
- a CDS encoding HalOD1 output domain-containing protein, which codes for MMLDEEAEWDAVGRHRFDASDELDASLALSLGVDARRVSRRYGVDPEAAENLLATAREADTDLSVSLRIADREVKVDTDGVIAVRTDT
- the serS gene encoding serine--tRNA ligase, whose product is MISRQFLRENPETVREALQNKGVDDVDLDRVLEVDEEWRSLKNRGDDLRHERNQTSSKIGELKAAGEEEEAEAAIERSQKLKDELADVESRADELEAELEDALMEIPQIPHEEVPVGEDESENVELRREGFEDLRGLPEEVTPHYDLGEELGILDFERGAKVTGGGFYFTKGDGAMLEHALIQFFLETHREQGYSDVFPPVPVNSRSMEGTGQFPKFTEDAYRLGESNEAPYDDDDLWLCPTAEVPVTNMYRDEILLDDDLPLKLQAYTPNFRREAGEHGTETRGIVRVHQFNKVEMVNFVRPEESYERFEGLVDEAEEVLRRLGLPYRILEMCTGDLGFTQAKKYDIEVWAPGDDMEDGPEEGGRWLEVSSVSNFEAFQARRAGLRYRPERHESAEYLHTLNGSGLAVPRVMVAILEYYQNDDGTVTVPEPLRPYMGGRERIEGHDPVGESALGAGTD
- a CDS encoding MBL fold metallo-hydrolase; the protein is MAIGDVKAVPGHDDIYYLDTGMYDTEAYGSVYIVDADRPTLVDSGIGTHYERTLEALDEVGIDREDVELILPTHIHLDHAGGAGYLAEACPNATVMTHEIGVPHLVDPERLVEGTKAAVGDQWTFYVDPKPVPEGRIEPLSDGDEISLGDRTLDVIEAPGHAPHQTMFYEPGGEVLFTGDAAGIWVPSTRDIRQTSPPSQFDLEACLADVRTIEELSPETLCFGHFGPREYDDDLMEAYKRTLVEWVEAVRRKRDELGDDDAVVEHFAEHTEMIDVWGETKAREEERLNTRGVLGYLDWRAKQDETEE
- a CDS encoding AMP-dependent synthetase/ligase, with product MDWRDAESAFDDEAIGHTTLSRMFEDSAERNAERVAQRYKGGIYDRSLVGRGVVPEAPDGDYADLTYGEMRGVVRALAAGFRELGVTTNDRVGIFAHTRMEWAQCDFALLAAGAAATTVYTSSSERQVRYLLDDPNATGVVVESADHLRRVLAVEDDLDLEFVVVMDEIPDGSGMAGAVRDRDDLLTLGDVHELGAAAFDEATYEGWLDERDPEDLASLIYTSGTTGTPKGVRLSHRNFRSNVNQCYRRFGPRPDKGDAPRIAPGSVTLSFLPLAHVFERLAGHYLMFAAGATVAYAESPDTLREDFQLVEPTTGTSVPRVYEKLYDAIRSQASESPLKERIFEWAVDVGRRHHESDAPGYLLEAQRRLADRLVFEQVREALGGNIDFFISGGGSLSADLCALYHAMGLPILEGYGLTETSPVIAVNPVEEPKVGTIGPPVEDVEVKVDDTVVGDDIRGAAGGDVGELLVRGPNVTDGYWNLPEETAAAFDGEWFRTGDIVELRPDGYVAFRERAKRILVLSTGKNVAPGPIEDAFASSSVVEQCLVLGDGRKFVSALVVPNFQGVREWAESEGIDLPEDARDLCRDDRVQARVDAEIDRVNESLESYERIKQFRLVPEEFTEENEMMTPTMKKKRRNILDRYADQIDMLYRDSDDGDERPA